Proteins encoded together in one Amblyomma americanum isolate KBUSLIRL-KWMA chromosome 1, ASM5285725v1, whole genome shotgun sequence window:
- the LOC144116191 gene encoding uncharacterized protein LOC144116191 isoform X1, translating to MRECGIQPPSGDQWYPAFLGGGGVVACSAIKTTWPMVPGLQAIVFTDRDSVPLIKGSSPVPSQASLNIRKGDLSDRPYTSSAGLKPVASCGTERSGNIVAGRSKKGSRHGCTTFDPTSTESPCGSETGSLHSASHLFLSQASPLVSEASPLGFAPA from the exons atgcgggaatgcggcatccagccacctagtggagatcagtggtatcCGGCGTTTCTGGGCGGCGGTGGTGTGGTGGCGTGCAGTGCTATCAAAACAACATGGCCGAT GGTCCCAGGCCTTCAGGCCATCGTCTTCACAGACCGAGATAGTGTGCCGCTAATCAAAG GGTCGTCGCCGGTTCCCTCCCAGGCCTCTCTTAACATCCGAAAGGGGGATCTCAGCGATCGCCCGTACACCAGCTCCGCCGGACTGAAGCCCGTGGCCTCATGCGGCACCGAGCGGAGCGGCAACATCGTTGCTGGCAG ATCCAAAAAGGGTTCCAGGCATGGCTGCACGACATTTGACCCGACCTCCACTGAGTCACCCTGCGGCTCAGAGACTGGTTCCTTGcactcggcgtcgcatctgttcctgtcgcaagcctctccgctcgtctcagaagcatcgcctcttgggtttgcccctgcctga
- the LOC144116191 gene encoding uncharacterized protein LOC144116191 isoform X4, whose protein sequence is MRECGIQPPSGDQWYPAFLGGGGVVACSAIKTTWPMVPGLQAIVFTDRDSVPLIKGSSPVPSQASLNIRKGDLSDRPYTSSAGLKPVASCGTERSGNIVAGRQEIRGRQCGHRFEP, encoded by the exons atgcgggaatgcggcatccagccacctagtggagatcagtggtatcCGGCGTTTCTGGGCGGCGGTGGTGTGGTGGCGTGCAGTGCTATCAAAACAACATGGCCGAT GGTCCCAGGCCTTCAGGCCATCGTCTTCACAGACCGAGATAGTGTGCCGCTAATCAAAG GGTCGTCGCCGGTTCCCTCCCAGGCCTCTCTTAACATCCGAAAGGGGGATCTCAGCGATCGCCCGTACACCAGCTCCGCCGGACTGAAGCCCGTGGCCTCATGCGGCACCGAGCGGAGCGGCAACATCGTTGCTGGCAG GCAGGAGATTCGTGGTAGGCAGTGTGGTCATCGGTTTGAGCCATGA
- the LOC144116191 gene encoding uncharacterized protein LOC144116191 isoform X3 — protein sequence MADELKKHLIQLISRVPGLQAIVFTDRDSVPLIKGSSPVPSQASLNIRKGDLSDRPYTSSAGLKPVASCGTERSGNIVAGRSKKGSRHGCTTFDPTSTESPCGSETGSLHSASHLFLSQASPLVSEASPLGFAPA from the exons ATGGCCGAT GAATTGAAGAAGCACCTTATCCAACTTATTTCCAG GGTCCCAGGCCTTCAGGCCATCGTCTTCACAGACCGAGATAGTGTGCCGCTAATCAAAG GGTCGTCGCCGGTTCCCTCCCAGGCCTCTCTTAACATCCGAAAGGGGGATCTCAGCGATCGCCCGTACACCAGCTCCGCCGGACTGAAGCCCGTGGCCTCATGCGGCACCGAGCGGAGCGGCAACATCGTTGCTGGCAG ATCCAAAAAGGGTTCCAGGCATGGCTGCACGACATTTGACCCGACCTCCACTGAGTCACCCTGCGGCTCAGAGACTGGTTCCTTGcactcggcgtcgcatctgttcctgtcgcaagcctctccgctcgtctcagaagcatcgcctcttgggtttgcccctgcctga
- the LOC144116191 gene encoding uncharacterized protein LOC144116191 isoform X5, which yields MADELKKHLIQLISRVPGLQAIVFTDRDSVPLIKDPKRVPGMAARHLTRPPLSHPAAQRLVPCTRRRICSCRKPLRSSQKHRLLGLPLPDPSWESLRSSYDLLQLQSREPSHE from the exons ATGGCCGAT GAATTGAAGAAGCACCTTATCCAACTTATTTCCAG GGTCCCAGGCCTTCAGGCCATCGTCTTCACAGACCGAGATAGTGTGCCGCTAATCAAAG ATCCAAAAAGGGTTCCAGGCATGGCTGCACGACATTTGACCCGACCTCCACTGAGTCACCCTGCGGCTCAGAGACTGGTTCCTTGcactcggcgtcgcatctgttcctgtcgcaagcctctccgctcgtctcagaagcatcgcctcttgggtttgcccctgcctgacccgtcgtgggagagccttcgttcttcctacgatttacttcagctgcaatctcgcgagccttcgcacgagtga
- the LOC144116191 gene encoding uncharacterized protein LOC144116191 isoform X2: MSRLYFYPDPYHFCVHLQELKKHLIQLISRVPGLQAIVFTDRDSVPLIKGSSPVPSQASLNIRKGDLSDRPYTSSAGLKPVASCGTERSGNIVAGRSKKGSRHGCTTFDPTSTESPCGSETGSLHSASHLFLSQASPLVSEASPLGFAPA, from the exons ATGTCTCGACTGTACTTTTATCCCGATCCTTACCACTTTTGTGTACACTTGCAGGAATTGAAGAAGCACCTTATCCAACTTATTTCCAG GGTCCCAGGCCTTCAGGCCATCGTCTTCACAGACCGAGATAGTGTGCCGCTAATCAAAG GGTCGTCGCCGGTTCCCTCCCAGGCCTCTCTTAACATCCGAAAGGGGGATCTCAGCGATCGCCCGTACACCAGCTCCGCCGGACTGAAGCCCGTGGCCTCATGCGGCACCGAGCGGAGCGGCAACATCGTTGCTGGCAG ATCCAAAAAGGGTTCCAGGCATGGCTGCACGACATTTGACCCGACCTCCACTGAGTCACCCTGCGGCTCAGAGACTGGTTCCTTGcactcggcgtcgcatctgttcctgtcgcaagcctctccgctcgtctcagaagcatcgcctcttgggtttgcccctgcctga